A single window of Nicotiana sylvestris chromosome 3, ASM39365v2, whole genome shotgun sequence DNA harbors:
- the LOC104234889 gene encoding uncharacterized protein isoform X1, with protein sequence MEEYLQCMKTLRTQMNDVEDQAAKITAEEQMQITILQNLENEINSVKCQTSHLREEIARILEKRGQICSVILEKQRKIASLEADSSTLNQTLELLQQEINNMSAKLIEKSDYYAKTVKDVTAQLGEQQGWIRNGKENSCDREHREVMDKIGEETGEFEENQDNMTEILKMNMEDARTKLNQLSELKSKLVMENSQVRRSLELVKSKMMNFKAPLREMDSKSLEEEYEALLSDKAGEAEYLQSLQLQIAKLMRISHSIKCSCGEEFKIDMDLCA encoded by the exons ATGGAAGAGTATTTGCAGTGCATGAAGACTCTCCGCACTCAAATGAACG aTGTGGAGGATCAAGCAGCTAAGATAACAGCCGAAGAGCAAATGCAAATCACGATACTGCAAAATCTCGAAAATGAAATTAACTCAG TGAAATGTCAGACAAGCCATCTCAGAGAGGAAATTGCTAGGATATTGGAGAAAAGGGGGCAGATCTGTTCAGTGATCttggaaaagcaaagaaaaattgcTTCTCTAGAAGCTGATTCATCCACCCTCAACCAG ACATTGGAGCTCCTTCAACAAGAGATAAACAACATGTCAGCAAAACTTATTGAGAAAAG TGATTATTATGCTAAGACTGTTAAAGATGTAACTGCTCAGCTAGGAGAACAGCAG GGTTGGATCAGAAATGGCAAAGAGAACTCGTGCGATAGAGAGCATCGCGAG GTGATGGACAAAATTGGTGAGGAAACAGGTGAATTTGAAG AGAATCAGGATAATATGACAGAAATCCTAAAGATGAATATGGAAGATGCTAGAACAAAGCTAAACCAGCTGAGTGAGCTGAAGTCAAAACTTGTCATGGAGAACAGCCAG GTAAGGAGATCTCTTGAGCTTGTGAAGTCAAAGATGATGAATTTCAAG GCACCACTTAGGGAAATGGATAGCAAATCCTTAGAAGAGGAGTACGAAGCACTTCTCTCAGACAAAGCTGGAGAGGCAGAGTATCTGCAGTCTTTACAACTCCAGATTGCAAAATTGATG AGAATTTCCCACAGTATCAAATGTTCTTGTGGAGAGGAGTTCAAGATAGACATGGATCTTTGTGCATGA
- the LOC104234889 gene encoding uncharacterized protein isoform X2, with translation MEEYLQCMKTLRTQMNDVEDQAAKITAEEQMQITILQNLENEINSVKCQTSHLREEIARILEKRGQICSVILEKQRKIASLEADSSTLNQTLELLQQEINNMSAKLIEKSDYYAKTVKDVTAQLGEQQVIFQGWIRNGKENSCDREHREVMDKIGEETGEFEENQDNMTEILKMNMEDARTKLNQLSELKSKLVMENSQVRRSLELVKSKMMNFKAPLREMDSKSLEEEYEALLSDKAGEAEYLQSLQLQIAKLMRISHSIKCSCGEEFKIDMDLCA, from the exons ATGGAAGAGTATTTGCAGTGCATGAAGACTCTCCGCACTCAAATGAACG aTGTGGAGGATCAAGCAGCTAAGATAACAGCCGAAGAGCAAATGCAAATCACGATACTGCAAAATCTCGAAAATGAAATTAACTCAG TGAAATGTCAGACAAGCCATCTCAGAGAGGAAATTGCTAGGATATTGGAGAAAAGGGGGCAGATCTGTTCAGTGATCttggaaaagcaaagaaaaattgcTTCTCTAGAAGCTGATTCATCCACCCTCAACCAG ACATTGGAGCTCCTTCAACAAGAGATAAACAACATGTCAGCAAAACTTATTGAGAAAAG TGATTATTATGCTAAGACTGTTAAAGATGTAACTGCTCAGCTAGGAGAACAGCAGGTCATTTTCCAG GGTTGGATCAGAAATGGCAAAGAGAACTCGTGCGATAGAGAGCATCGCGAG GTGATGGACAAAATTGGTGAGGAAACAGGTGAATTTGAAG AGAATCAGGATAATATGACAGAAATCCTAAAGATGAATATGGAAGATGCTAGAACAAAGCTAAACCAGCTGAGTGAGCTGAAGTCAAAACTTGTCATGGAGAACAGCCAG GTAAGGAGATCTCTTGAGCTTGTGAAGTCAAAGATGATGAATTTCAAG GCACCACTTAGGGAAATGGATAGCAAATCCTTAGAAGAGGAGTACGAAGCACTTCTCTCAGACAAAGCTGGAGAGGCAGAGTATCTGCAGTCTTTACAACTCCAGATTGCAAAATTGATG AGAATTTCCCACAGTATCAAATGTTCTTGTGGAGAGGAGTTCAAGATAGACATGGATCTTTGTGCATGA
- the LOC104234884 gene encoding sucrose-phosphate synthase 4, giving the protein MAENEWLNGYLEAILDAGTDRNGSTKKERRAASIEDKSSFKNTSVRNNNNKIEETLRFEKFEIQKEKAEKLFSPTTYFVEEVVNSFDESDLHKAWIKVVATRNSRERNNRLENMCWRIWHLARKKKQIAWDDAQKLVIRRLELEKGRFDALDDLSELSEGEKEKTDNVNTSDSHHVISRINSVTQMWPDEDKPRQLYIVLISIHGLVRGENMELGRDSDTGGQVKYVVELARALANMEGVHRVDLLTRQITSPEVDSSYGEPIEMLSCPSDAFGSCGAYIVRIPCGPRDKYIPKESLWPYIPEFVDGALSHIVNMARAMGEQVNAGKAVWPYVIHGHYADAGEVAARLSGTLNVPMVLTGHSLGRNKFEQLLKQGRLTKEDINTTYKILRRIEGEELGLDAAEMVVTSTKQEIDEQWGLYDGFDIQLERKLRVRRRRGVSCLGRYMPRMVVIPPGMDFSNVNAQDLLEGDGDLKSLIGTDKSQKRPIPYIWSEIMRFFVNPHKPMILALSRPDPKKNVTTLLRAFGECQALRELANLTLILGNRDDIDDMSSSSSAVLTTVIKLIDKYNLYGQVAYPKHHKQPDVPDIYRLAAKTKGVFINPALVEPFGLTLIEAAAYGLPIVATKNGGPVDILKALNNGLLIDPHDQKAIADALLKLVADKNLWLECRKNGLKNIHRFSWPEHCRNYLSHVQHCRNRHPANRLKVMKPTLEEPMSESLRDVEDLSLKFSIDVDFKANGELDMARRQQELVEKLSRKANSISKPIVSYCPGRRQVLYVVATDCYNSKGTPTETLSLTVKNIMQVAGSRSSQIGLVLSTGLSLQETKEALNSCPTNLEDFDALICSSGSEIYYPWRDFGLDEDYEAHIEYRWAGENIKSAVMRLGKHEEGSEHDITQCSSACSSRCYSYSITPGAKVPKVNDLRQRLRMRGFRCSVIYTHAASRLNVTPLFASRSQALRYLSVRWGVDLSSMVVFVGEKGDTDYEGLLVGLHKTVILKGSVEYASEMLLHNEDSFRTDDVVPRDSTNIRAAEGYEPQDISGALEKLEVM; this is encoded by the exons atggcggagaatgaatggTTAAACGGGTATTTGGAGGCAATATTGGACGCGGGGACTGATAGAAATGGGTCGACAAAGAAAGAACGTAGAGCTGCAAGTATTGAAGACAAAAGCAGCTTTAAGAATACTAGTGtgaggaataataataataaaatagagGAAACGTTGAGGTTTGAGAAGTTTGAAATCCAGAAAGAGAAGGCAGAGAAGCTGTTTAGTCCCACTACCTACTTTGTTGAAGAAGTTGTCAATAGCTTTGATGAGTCTGATCTCCACAAGGCTTGGATCAAG GTAGTGGCAACAAGGAATTCTCGTGAGAGGAATAACAGGCTCGAGAATATGTGCTGGCGCATTTGGCATCTTGCCCGCAAGAAGAAACAG ATAGCGTGGGATGATGCCCAAAAGCTAGTAATACGGAGACTTGAACTAGAGAAAGGTCGTTTTGACGCATTAGATGATCTTTCTGAACTTTCAGAAGGTGAGAAGGAGAAAACAGATAATGTAAATACATCAGATTCTCACCATGTCATATCAAGGATTAATTCAGTTACTCAGATGTGGCCTGATGAAGATAAACCAAGGCAACTTTACATTGTCTTGATCAG TATCCATGGGTTGGTGCGTGGAGAAAACATGGAACTCGGACGAGATTCTGACACTGGTGGTCAG GTGAAGTATGTAGTAGAACTTGCTCGAGCACTTGCAAACATGGAAGGAGTTCATCGAGTTGACCTCCTGACTCGACAGATCACATCTCCAGAGGTTGACTCTAGCTATGGTGAGCCAATTGAGATGCTCTCATGCCCATCTGATGCTTTTGGAAGCTGTGGTGCCTACATAGTTCGAATCCCCTGCGGACCACGTGATAA GTACATTCCAAAAGAATCACTCTGGCCTTACATACCAGAATTTGTTGATGGGGCATTAAGCCACATTGTGAATATGGCAAGAGCTATGGGGGAGCAAGTCAATGCTGGAAAAGCAGTATGGCCTTATGTGATTCATGGGCATTATGCTGATGCAGGAGAGGTAGCAGCTCGCTTGTCTGGAACCTTAAATGTACCAATGGTGCTAACGGGGCACTCGTTAggaaggaacaagttcgagcaaTTGCTTAAACAGGGCAGACTAACTAAGGAAGACATAAATACCACCTATAAGATACTGAGGAGAATAGAAGGAGAAGAGTTGGGACTTGATGCCGCTGAAATGGTGGTAACTAGCACAAAGCAAGAGATTGATGAACAATGGGGTTTGTATGATGGTTTTGATATTCAGTTGGAGAGGAAACTCAGAGTTAGGAGACGGAGAGGAGTCAGTTGCCTCGGAAGATACATGCCCAGGATGGTG GTTATACCACCAGGGATGGATTTCAGCAACGTGAACGCGCAAGATTTGTTGGAAGGTGATGGAGATCTCAAGTCATTAATTGGTACAGACAAAAGTCAAAAGAGACCTATACCATATATATGGTCTGAG ATCATGCGATTCTTCGTTAACCCTCACAAGCCTATGATACTTGCACTGTCACGTCCAGATCCTAAGAAGAATGTAACTACTTTGCTCAGGGCTTTCGGAGAATGTCAAGCACTTCGAGAACTAGCCAACTTG ACACTGATCCTAGGTAACAGAGATGACATTGATGACATGTCCAGTAGCAGCTCTGCAGTACTCACAACAGTAATAAAGCTCATTGACAAGTACAATTTGTACGGTCAGGTGGCATATCCAAAGCATCATAAGCAACCAGATGTTCCTGATATATATCGTCTGGCTGCAAAAACTAAG GGAGTATTCATCAATCCGGCTCTTGTTGAGCCATTCGGCCTCACTCTTATTGAG GCAGCTGCTTATGGTTTGCCTATAGTTGCTACCAAAAATGGAGGGCCGGTGGATATACTTAAG GCACTAAACAATGGGCTACTCATTGATCCACATGATCAAAAAGCCATAGCAGACGCTCTTCTAAAGCTTGTTGCTGACAAGAACCTATGGCTGGAGTGCCGTAAAAATGGCCTAAAGAATATCCACCGTTTCTCATGGCCAGAGCACTGCCGGAATTACCTCTCCCATGTTCAACACTGCAGAAATCGCCACCCTGCCAATCGTCTTAAGGTCATGAAGCCAACTCTTGAAGAACCTATGAGTGAATCACTAAGGGATGTTGAAGACCTTTCTCTTAAGTTTTCCATTGATGTGGACTTCAAAGCCAATGGGGAGCTTGATATGGCAAGAAGGCAGCAGGAACTTGTGGAGAAACTCTCACGGAAAGCTAATTCAATTAGCAAGCCTATTGTTAGCTACTGCCCAGGGAGAAGGCAGGTCCTATATGTAGTGGCAACTGACTGTTACAATAGCAAAGGAACTCCTACTGAAACCTTATCTCTAACAGTCAAGAATATAATGCAAGTTGCAGGTTCCAGGTCCAGCCAAATAGGTTTAGTTTTATCGACAGGCTTGAGTTTACAAGAGACTAAAGAAGCGCTAAACAGTTGCCCAAcaaatttagaagattttgatgCATTGATTTGTAGCAGTGGAAGTGAAATATACTACCCATGGAGGGACTTTGGATTAGATGAGGACTATGAAGCCCACATTGAGTACCGGTGGGCAGGTGAGAACATTAAATCAGCAGTGATGAGGCTCGGTAAACACGAAGAAGGTTCTGAGCATGACATTACGCAATGCTCCAGTGCATGTAGCTCTCGATGCTACTCATATAGCATCACGCCAGGAGCCAAA GTACCTAAAGTTAATGACCTTCGTCAGAGGCTACGCATGAGAGGCTTCCGTTGCAGTGTTATTTACACACATGCTGCATCAAGGTTGAATGTGACACCATTATTTGCATCGAGGTCCCAAGCACTTAG GTATCTGTCAGTTAGATGGGGAGTTGATCTTTCCAGTATGGTTGTTTTTGTTGGGGAAAAGGGAGATACAGATTATGAAGGCCTGCTTGTGGGCCTTCACAAGACTGTTATTCTAAAAGGAAGTGTGGAATATGCCAGTGAGATGCTTCTTCACAATGAAGACAGCTTCAGAACAGATGATGTAGTGCCTCGAGATAGCACAAACATACGTGCAGCTGAAGGATATGAACCCCAGGATATCTCTGGAGCCTTGGAGAAGTTAGAGGTCATGTGA